One stretch of Carassius gibelio isolate Cgi1373 ecotype wild population from Czech Republic chromosome B1, carGib1.2-hapl.c, whole genome shotgun sequence DNA includes these proteins:
- the LOC127948693 gene encoding D(1) dopamine receptor-like: MYNFTSLRAHGEPAGRIFLGFALSLLVLWTLLGNFTVCAAVLRFRHLRGKVTNIFIVSLAMSDLLVAVLVMPWKAATEVTGHWAFGSFCQCWVAFDIMCSTASILNLCVISLDRYWAISNPFQYERKMNRRVALVMVSVTWIVSVAISFVPVQLNWHRADLGTVTTNNWTTMEMCDSSLSRTFAISSSLISFYIPVAVMLVTYTRIYCIAQVQIKSISSLERAAQRAQNRRAGARTCPLQHRAIRETKLFKTLSVIMGVFVCCWFPFFVLNCAVPFCHEPNCVSEATFNVFVWFGWCNSSLNPIIYAFNSDFRDAFARLLCCHGLCTETPLDIQCKDPVSTNNQGSSVNTMEVGYVSLEKVDNGMQHPLVKIHMFGDESEVQHTNSEDACQSK, translated from the coding sequence ATGTACAACTTCACATCCCTGCGCGCTCACGGAGAGCCAGCGGGTCGCATCTTTCTAGGCTTCGCGCTTTCTCTCCTCGTGCTGTGGACGTTATTGGGGAATTTCACTGTTTGCGCCGCGGTTTTGCGCTTCCGTCACCTGAGAGGAAAAGTTACAAACATCTTCATCGTGTCTCTGGCGATGTCTGACCTGCTGGTGGCGGTTCTCGTGATGCCGTGGAAAGCGGCCACGGAGGTGACAGGACACTGGGCGTTTGGCTCTTTCTGCCAGTGCTGGGTGGCTTTTGACATTATGTGCTCCACCGCTTCCATCCTGAACCTGTGCGTAATCAGCTTGGATCGATACTGGGCCATTTCAAATCCGTTTCAATATGAGAGGAAGATGAACCGTAGAGTCGCCCTCGTTATGGTCAGCGTAACGTGGATCGTATCGGTGGCTATATCATTCGTGCCCGTGCAGCTGAACTGGCACCGGGCAGACCTGGGAACGGTCACCACAAACAACTGGACCACCATGGAAATGTGTGACTCAAGTCTGAGCAGAACCTTTGCCATTTCATCCTCTCTAATAAGTTTTTACATTCCGGTAGCAGTAATGCTGGTCACTTACACGCGCATCTACTGCATTGCTCAGGTTCAAATCAAGAGCATCTCTTCGCTGGAGCGCGCAGCGCAGCGCGCACAGAACCGCAGAGCGGGTGCGCGCACCTGTCCTCTCCAACACCGCGCGATAAGAGAAACCAAGCTCTTTAAAACGCTCTCCGTGATTATGGgggtgtttgtgtgctgctggtTTCCGTTCTTCGTCCTGAACTGTGCGGTTCCTTTCTGCCACGAGCCAAATTGTGTCAGCGAAGCAACTTTTAACGTGTTCGTGTGGTTCGGCTGGTGCAATTCATCTCTCAATCCGATCATATATGCTTTCAATTCTGATTTCAGAGATGCTTTTGCTCGACTTCTGTGCTGCCATGGCCTGTGCACCGAAACACCTCTTGATATCCAGTGCAAGGATCCGGTGTCCACTAATAATCAGGGCAGCTCCGTTAACACTATGGAGGTCGGTTATGTCAGTTTGGAGAAGGTGGATAACGGAATGCAACATCCACTGGTGAAGATACATATGTTTGGAGATGAGAGCGAGGTTCAGCATACTAACTCTGAAGATGCGTGTCAGAGTAAATGA